CGCCACGTCCGGCGCGCGCTCCACGCGGAAGCCGCCCTCGTTGCCCGCGTTGTCCTTCCACGCCAGGTCCACGCGCCCGGCGGCGGCGACCGCGGTGAGGGTGGACGGCGCCGCGGGGATGGGCGGCGGAGGCGGAGCGGGCGTGACCGCGCTCACCACGTTCGAGTACGACGAGGTGCCGTCGGCGTTGAACGCCTGCACGCGATACCAGTAGCGCGACGACGGAGCCACGCCGCCATCGGTGAACTGCGTCGCGTTGGCCGGATCGGTGCCCACGGCCGCGAAGGTTCCGGGTGCGCCGCCCGCGTCCGGCGCGCGCTCGACCGTGAAGCCGGTTTCGTTCGTCGATGCGTCGGTCCACGACAGGTTGACGAGCGTGGCCGCCGCTGCCGTGGCGGAGAGCGAAGCCGGCGCGGCGGGGAAGGGCAGCGGGAGCGTGTCGGCGCGGAAGTAGGTGCGGGCCAGCCACGTCTGGTACGTGGTGAAATTGATCACGCTGCCGCCGCCCGCCGCGTTCATGTAGCTGTCGTACGCGGCGAACTCCTTCGTCTTCACCGCGATGGCGGCGAGAGAGAGGTTGGCCGGGCGGTTCTGCGTGTCGTAGCCCACGAACCAGTAGCGGTTGAAGCTGCGCGTGCTGGTGGCCGCCAGCACCACCTCGCCGGTGAAGACGTGGTCGCCGTGGTCGCCCGGCGTGAGGCCCCAGTCGTACTCCGGCGCGTTGACGTGCACGTACGGCGCGCGCTGGCCGCCCGCCTCGCCGTCGATGGCGGCCTGCACCGTCGCGATCAGGTCCGCCCACGTCGGGTAGACGGTGGAGGTGTCGACCGTGGTGAGCGCGTTGCCCTGGTCGCGCAGGCCGCGCATGCTGCCGTACCCGAAGCCGAACGCGTCGCCGCTGTTGCCGTCGGGCAGGCGCATGTCGTAGACGACCACCTTGCCCTTGGTGCAGCGCTGCACGGGGTGGCCGTTCACCGGCTGCTGCGCGCACGTCCACGGCCCGGCGCCGATCATCGTGTCTATCGATGCCTTGCTGGCCCGCTCGCGCACCGGCCAGTACGTGGGCCCGAACCCGGCGTCGCCCGCGGTGGTGTAGATGAAGACCACCTTGTCGGCCGACGAGAGGCTGGCCGCGGCGTGGTCGCCCATGAAGAGCTGCCAGTCGTCCTGGTGCGGCGACACGTAGAAGTGCGTGTTCCCGGGGGTGGACGCCACGGCCGCGCGCGCCGTCTCCGTCGGTGCCCGGGTGGAGGGCGCGAGCGGCATGTCGCGCGAGCAGGCCGCGGCCAGCGCCGCCACGCCCAGCAACCAGCCCGCCCGCCGCCACCTGCGCGCGAGGGCCGGGGCGGTCCCGCCTAGAACGATCGGTCGGCGCATCTTCTCATCTCCGTGCGAGAGTTGGCCTGCGGGAACTTCAACGTTGCGGCGTCTTGCCGCCGTGCGGGCTGCCGGATCCGCCATCTGCCGGCCGTCTTTTGCGTGGATTTCACGTCGGCGCGACGGGCGAGGTGCGGCGCCGGATAGCTTCGTGTGGATCGGGATGCCGGAGATGCGCGGCGGCTCGGCATCTACCGAAAAACCGTCGACGTTCGAGGTGGATGCGCGTGGTCCCGATGCGCATCTCCCGATACGCTGCGGCGCGTGAGGGCGCTCTGGTGCGCTGGTCGGGACGAGCGGCGGTCGCGGGCTGCGCATCTGCCGATTCCGTCGTGCCTTGCGCTGCGCGACTGCCGGGGCTCAGCTGCGGCCGGCGAGCTTGCGGGGGCGGCCGGCGGGGCGGAAGGCGGAGCGCGGCGGCGTGCGCAGGTGCGACGAGACGGCGGCGTACAGGGCCCCGGCGCTGCGCTGCATGGTGAAGCGGCGCCGCACGTCGGCGCGGGCGCGCGATGCCATCTCGCCCGCGGCGGCGGGGTCGTCGAGCAGCCACGCGATCGCGTCGGCGAGCGAGGCGGCGTCGCCGGGCTCCACGAGCAGGCCGGTGAGGCCGTCGCCCACCAGCTCGGGGATGCCGCCCGTGCGCGTGGCGACGAGGGGGACGCCCGCGGCCATCGCCTCCACCACGGCGAGCCCGAACGCCTCTGCCCAGAGGGACGGGATCACCGCGACGGTCGCGTCCGCGAGGAGGGCGGGGACGTCGCCGCGCTGGCCGAGGAAGCGGAACGACGAGACGCCGCGGCGCTCGGCCAGCGCGCGCAGCTCCTCCAGGTACGGACCGTCGCCGCAGAACGCGAAGGTGACGGCGCGCGTGCCCCGTTCGCGAAGCAGGGCGGCGGCCTCCACCAGCATCTGCACGCCCTTGTACGGCTGCGCGCGGCCGGAGCAGAACACGACCGGGCTGCCGCGGGGGACGCCCAGCGCCTGCTGCAGCCGTCCCGCGGGCGGCAGGGCGAAGCGCGCCAGGTCGATGCCGTTGTACACGAGCAGCGCGCGGTGGGAGGGCACGCCGTTGACCTCCACCAGCCGCCGCCGCACGAAGTCCGACACGGCGAAGCAGCAGTCGGCCGACAGCCACGGCAGCGCGTGCAGGACGCGTTTGGCGAAGTGCGCCAGGGCCCCGCGCCGCGCCCGCTCGCCGGACGTCCGGTCGTGCACGAGCAGGCGGCGCACGCCGGACAGCCGGTAGAGCGGGTAACGCCACGACCAGGTGGGACGGTCGGTGAGGTAGAGCGCGTCCACGCGCAGGCGGCGGATGAGGGCGCGGAACGCCTTCAGGCCGGGGCGCGTGTGCACCGTCTCGTAGTCGAACTCCGCGAAGCTGAACGGGGCGCCGCGCATCCGGTCCGGCACGCCGCCGCCCAGCGATGCGTAGCAGATGGTCACGCGGTGCCCGTCGGCCACCAGCCGCTCGCCGGCCCCGCGGAAGACCCGCTCGATGGTCTCCCACGCGTAGCCGGTGTCGCTGGCAAAGTTAGCGACGAAGAGCAGGTGCATTTCCGCCCCTGGACGATGGGATGCCCGCGCTCTGGAGCCCGACCGTGTCGATCGTGGCACCCGCCGCATCTGCCGCATCGGCCGTGGCCGCATCGATCGAGGCGTTCGAATCGGGGGATGCGATCGAATTCGTCGACGGACTCGGCGCATCTACCGACGTTGCACGATGATGCACATCCGCCGAATCGCTCGATGTCGTCCCATCTGCCGAAGCAACTGGGAGATGCGCATCTGCCGATTCGATCCGGTCCGCTGCGGTTGCTTGGGATGGGATCGGGAGGAGGTCGGAAGGGCGGGGGACGCTGATGGAGCGGACGAGGTGCGTGAGGGCGTGGCGCGCGACGGGGCCGCCCAGCGGCGTGGTGCTGAGGCGGCAGAGCGCGCGGGAGATGGCGGCCTCCACGCGCCACGGCAGCAGCGCGCGCCCCATCACCCGCAGCTCGCCGAAGCCGGCGCCGCCGCGCGCCACGGGGTGGAAGCCGGCGCCCGCCAGCAGCGCGTCGATCTCGTGCGGGGCGTGCTTCACGAAGTTGCGCGAGTACCAGCCGCGCTCCTCCTGCGGGCCGGCTGCGCGGCCGGACAGGCGGCGCGCGAGCCGGGCGGCGGCGCGGAACGGGGCCTCGATGCCGCGGCTCACGGCCTGGAGCAGCACGCGGCGCTCCGGCATCCCCACGTCGCACACGAGTTGGCCCCAGGGGCGGAGCACGCGGCGCGACTCGGCCATCATCGCCGCCCGGTCGGGCACGAAGCCGACGACGCCCAGCGCCATCGCTGCGTCGAAGGTGCCGGCGCGGAAGGGCAGGTGCTGCGCGTCGGCGACGATCACGGCGGCGGGCGCGGCGGGTGCCTCGGCGAGCAGGCGGTCGCGGGTGGCGCGGGCCATGGGATACGAGAAGTCCATCGCGACCACGCGGTCGCCCGCGCGGATGGCGCCGAGCGCCTGGTGGCCGGCGCCGCATCCCACGTCCAGCACGCGCTTTCCGCCGCCCATCTCCCGCAGCCACCTGAGCGCGACGGTGCCGCGGCCCACATAGGTGGGGTCGGTGTAGCGGTCGCGGTCCCACTCGGCGACGCGGCCGTCGAAGAAGGCGCGGACGGCCTGGGCGGGGGCGCTCACGCGGCCCTCCACGCGCCGGGCGAGACCGGAGTTCCGGCCACGCGCTCCAGCGCGTCGAAGAGCACGGCGGCCTGCGCGCGCCGCCCGAAACGGCCGTCGGCGTTGATGGGGCGGGGCGTCTCGCCCGCGGCGAACTGGCGCCAGCGGGCGAGCAGCGCGGCGTGGATCGCGTCCACGTCGGCCGGGTCCACCACGTCGGCGGCGGTGCCGCGGAGGAGCTGCGCGGTGGAGCTGGAGTCGCGCGCCAGGGCCAGTACCCACGCGGGCATCTGCATGTATTCGAAGAGCTTGGAGGGGATGGCGAGGTCCACGTCCTGCGGCAGGGAGACGAGGACGGACGCGCGGCCCAGCAGCCACAGCGCCTGCGCTCGCGGAAGCCGGGGGTGGACGGTGAGGAAGGCCGCGGCGCACTCGCGGCGGGCCAGCTCGGCCACCGGTACGCCACCGAACGCGTCCACGTGGCCCACCAGCTCGATGCCCAGCCGGTCCGGCCCCAGCCCCGCGCCCGCGGCAAGACGGGCGACGGCGGCGAAGAGCGGGCGCGGGTCGCGGTCGATGTAGATGTTGCCCGCGTACGCGATCACGAACCGCCCATCCCTCTCGGCCAGCGGCAGCGGCTCGTCGTCGCAGCCGTTCATCACCGCGACCATCCGATCGGCGGACCGGGGATGCGCGGCGGCCATGGCGTCGCGCAGCGCGGGCGTGTTCGCGACGACGAGCGATGCGGCGCGGACCGCCCGCGCCTCGTACCGCTCCGCCAGGGCGTACCACAGCGGCGACGCCATCCCGGCAGGGACGGCGGGGACGATGCTCCACGCGTCGCGCAGGTCCATCACGAACGGGATTCCCGCGCGCGCCGCGGCCTCCGCGCCCGCCAGGTGCACCATGTGCGGCGGCCCGCAGGTGACGAGCGCCCGGTGCGTTCCTGCCTCCGCGATGAACGACGCCGCTCTGCCCGCCGCCCGCGCCCACGCCGCATCGCGCGCGAAGTAGCGCCACGCACGCCACGCCCGCACCGCAGCCCGCGGCCCCATCCCCCGCCGCAAATCCGCACGATAGATGAGGTCCGAGACGACCTCGCCCGCCGTCGACGCATCCCGCCGCCGTGCATCTCGCGAATCCGCCGCCGACCGCATCCCCCGAAGCGAACGGGATATGGCGGTGCGCGCGTGGCGTAGCGCGGCGACGGGGGACGAGCCCGCGCGGACGCCGAAGACGCGCGTGCCGGCGGGAAGCTCGGCGAAGCGTGCGGGGTCGGTGGACGTGAGGTCGTCCGGGTGCGCGG
The Longimicrobiaceae bacterium genome window above contains:
- a CDS encoding fibronectin type III domain-containing protein — encoded protein: MRRPIVLGGTAPALARRWRRAGWLLGVAALAAACSRDMPLAPSTRAPTETARAAVASTPGNTHFYVSPHQDDWQLFMGDHAAASLSSADKVVFIYTTAGDAGFGPTYWPVRERASKASIDTMIGAGPWTCAQQPVNGHPVQRCTKGKVVVYDMRLPDGNSGDAFGFGYGSMRGLRDQGNALTTVDTSTVYPTWADLIATVQAAIDGEAGGQRAPYVHVNAPEYDWGLTPGDHGDHVFTGEVVLAATSTRSFNRYWFVGYDTQNRPANLSLAAIAVKTKEFAAYDSYMNAAGGGSVINFTTYQTWLARTYFRADTLPLPFPAAPASLSATAAAATLVNLSWTDASTNETGFTVERAPDAGGAPGTFAAVGTDPANATQFTDGGVAPSSRYWYRVQAFNADGTSSYSNVVSAVTPAPPPPPIPAAPSTLTAVAAAGRVDLAWKDNAGNEGGFRVERAPDVAGIPGIFVQVGSTAANVVAYSDAAVAAGVRYWYRVRAFNAGGSSAYSAVASATTPSVPLSNLTGTISGGARNATVALTWTRGSAGTVDVWRNLVRIRTGAANTGSLSDHIGAVNTPYIYVYTVCETNTLKCTNLLIAAFW
- a CDS encoding glycosyltransferase family 4 protein encodes the protein MHLLFVANFASDTGYAWETIERVFRGAGERLVADGHRVTICYASLGGGVPDRMRGAPFSFAEFDYETVHTRPGLKAFRALIRRLRVDALYLTDRPTWSWRYPLYRLSGVRRLLVHDRTSGERARRGALAHFAKRVLHALPWLSADCCFAVSDFVRRRLVEVNGVPSHRALLVYNGIDLARFALPPAGRLQQALGVPRGSPVVFCSGRAQPYKGVQMLVEAAALLRERGTRAVTFAFCGDGPYLEELRALAERRGVSSFRFLGQRGDVPALLADATVAVIPSLWAEAFGLAVVEAMAAGVPLVATRTGGIPELVGDGLTGLLVEPGDAASLADAIAWLLDDPAAAGEMASRARADVRRRFTMQRSAGALYAAVSSHLRTPPRSAFRPAGRPRKLAGRS
- a CDS encoding methyltransferase domain-containing protein, whose translation is MSAPAQAVRAFFDGRVAEWDRDRYTDPTYVGRGTVALRWLREMGGGKRVLDVGCGAGHQALGAIRAGDRVVAMDFSYPMARATRDRLLAEAPAAPAAVIVADAQHLPFRAGTFDAAMALGVVGFVPDRAAMMAESRRVLRPWGQLVCDVGMPERRVLLQAVSRGIEAPFRAAARLARRLSGRAAGPQEERGWYSRNFVKHAPHEIDALLAGAGFHPVARGGAGFGELRVMGRALLPWRVEAAISRALCRLSTTPLGGPVARHALTHLVRSISVPRPSDLLPIPSQATAADRIESADAHLPVASADGTTSSDSADVHHRATSVDAPSPSTNSIASPDSNASIDAATADAADAAGATIDTVGLQSAGIPSSRGGNAPALRR